In a genomic window of Caloenas nicobarica isolate bCalNic1 chromosome 1, bCalNic1.hap1, whole genome shotgun sequence:
- the MICALL1 gene encoding MICAL-like protein 1 isoform X4, which translates to MKRPAAASSPPLLSHKKPVAEVESPPAPQDDVPSDPVERSQRTTLSSTCAACQQHVHLVQRYLAEGKLYHRQCFRCKECSSTLLPGSYKPGSEAGTFVCTQHRGKLAMSGKAERRPSPDRWSPELRPEAGAGSVGEDALPTGAEMGKDDGDSLESTAETRMPAEGPASPAEDSVPSKAETAMPLAHAGSGAPISQTPPRPPLPIKPTVLTQDKASSLDGRLRDMRPTPAPRRATDVSALSPPTSHPVPRPRSTLQGEGSECAPGMMNGRVPEPSPPVPKPRGRPCSSDRAGAAARAKDPPWIALVQTEPKKKPAPPPPPGSGHEPLSRTSEEENGEEVGKARSEENKSDATEPKPYNPFEEEEDEEEESAAAQKSTPEQEQSEAAAKPLHPWYGITPNSSPKAKKRPAPRAPSASPLAHHPISRLSHSEPSSSTPSPALSLESINSESSAKVLGDTDEASVPKSSSEPTVHTPTATKTSSADTPLASISSSESPAAPASLSTNSSFSSSSELASFSGEVQHSTPHASRSVSTGSLKTSPNRLPPKPPAGASPTPILLASDGGAGSPKTPSSPKPQLKSSCKENPFNRKPSPAASPSAKKPPKGSKPVRPPAPGHGFPLIKRKVQTDQYIPEEDIYGEMDAIEHQLDELEHRGVALEEKLRSAENDSPEDSLLVDWFKLIHEKHMLVRHESELIYIFKQQNLEQRQSDVEYELRCLLNKPEKDWTDEDRGREKVLMQELVTIIEQRNAIVNCLDEDRQREEEEDKMLEAMIKRKEFHKETETENKKKGKFKPMKVLKLLGNKHDSKSKSPKEKS; encoded by the exons GTGTAAGGAGTGCTCCAGCACACTGCTCCCGGGGTCATACAAGCCCGGGTCGGAGGCAGGGACTTTCGTCTGCACGCAGCATCGTGGTAAATTGGCCATGAGCggaaaggcagagaggaggcCCAGCCCAGACCGATGGTCACCAGAGCTCAGACCTGAAGCTGGGGCTGGCAGCGTGGGTGAGGATGCCCTCCCCACAGGAGCAGAGATGGGGAAGGATGATGGTGACTCCCTGGAGAGCACGGCAGAGACCCGTATGCCTGCAGAGGGGCCAGCCAGCCCAGCGGAGGACAGCGTGCCTAGCAAAGCAGAGACAGCAATGCCCCTTGCCCATGCAGGCAGCGGGGCGCCCATCTCCCAGACTCCCCCGAGACCTCCCCTTCCCATCAAGCCCACAGTGCTCACCCAGGACAAAGCCAGCTCACTGGACGGACGGCTCAGAGACATGCGGCCCACACCTGCCCCAAGGAGGGCCACCGATGTGtcagccctgtcccctcccacCTCTCACCCTGTCCCCCGGCCCAGGTCCACTCTCCAGGGTGAGGGCAGCGAGTGTGCGCCTGGGATGATGAACG GTAGGGTACCTGAACCCAGCCCCCCTGTCCCAAAACCTCGAGGGAGACCCTGCTCCTCTGATCG tgctggagctgctgcaagaGCCAAGGACCCACCGTGGATTGCCTTAGTTCAAACAGAGCCCAAGAAGAAGCCagctccccctcctcccccaggCAGCGGCCATGAGCCTCTGAGCAGAACTTCCGAGGAGGAGaatggggaggaggtggggaaagCCAGGAGCGAGGAAAATAAGTCTGATGCCACGGAGCCCAAGCCGTACAACCCctttgaggaagaggaggatgaggaagaggagagcgCTGCTGCCCAAAAGAGCACACCTGAGCAGGAACAGAGCGAGGCCGCTGCCAAGCCTCTCCACCCCTGGTATGGCATCACTCCCAACAGCAGCCCAAAGGCGAAGAAGCGACCAGCTCCACGAGCCCCCAGTGCTTCCCCACTAG CCCACCACCCCATCTCCAGGCTGTCACACTCTGAGCCATCATCCTCCACCCCATCGCCAGCACTCAGCCTTGAGAGCATCAACTCTGAGAGTTCAGCCAAGGTTCTTGGTGACACTGATGAGGCCTCAGTGCCCAAAAGTTCCTCCGAGCCCACTGTCCACACGCCGACAGCCACCAAGACCTCTAGCGCTGACACGCCACTGGCCAGCATCTCCTCCAGCGAAagccctgctgctccagccagcCTCTCCACCaactcctccttctcctcctccagtgAGCTGGCCAGCTTCAGCGGGGAGGTGCAGCACAGCACCCCACACGCCAGTAGGAGCGTCTCCACTGGCAGCTTAAAGACCAGCCCAAACCGGCTGCCCCCCAAGCCTCCTGCTGGGGCTAGCCCTACGCCCATCCTCCTGGCTTCAGATGGAGGTGCTGGGAGCCCTAAGACCCCCTCCTCGCCTAAGCCACAGCTGAAG TCTTCCTGCAAAGAGAACCCCTTCAACCGGAAGCCATCGCCTGCCGCCTCCCCCTCTGCAAAGAAACCTCCCAAGGGTTCCAAGCCAGTGCGTCCTCCGGCACCGGGTCATGGCTTCCCGCTGATCAAACGCAAG GTGCAGACAGATCAGTACATCCCCGAGGAAGACATCTATGGGGAGATGGATGCCATCGAGCACCAGCTGGATGAGCTGGAGCACCGTGGGGTGGCCTTGGAGGAAAAACTTCGCAGCGCTGAGAATG ACAGCCCTGAGGACAGCCTGCTGGTGGACTGGTTCAAACTCATCCATGAAAAGCACATGCTGGTGCGCCATGAATCGGAGCTCATCTACAT CTTCAAGCAGCAGAACTTGGAACAGCGGCAATCAGACGTGGAGTATGAACTGCGTTGCCTTCTCAACAAGCCAG AGAAGGACTGGACTGACGAGGACCgagggagggagaaggtgtTGATGCAGGAACTGGTGACCATCATTGAGCAGAGAAACGCCATCGTGAACTGCCTGGATGAGGACCGGCAGAG agaagaggaggaggataaaATGTTGGAAGCCATGAttaaaaggaaag AATTTCACAAGGAGACGGAGACCGAGaacaagaagaaaggcaaattCAAGCCCATGAAGGTGCTTAAGCTGCTGGGCAACAAGCATGACTCCAAGAGCAAGTCGCCCAAGGAGAAAAGCTAA
- the POLR2F gene encoding DNA-directed RNA polymerases I, II, and III subunit RPABC2: MSDNEDNFDGDDFDDVEEDEGLEDLENAEEEGQENVEILPSGERQQANQKRITTPYMTKYERARVLGTRALQIAMCAPVMVELEGETDPLLIAMKELKARKIPIIIRRYLPDGSYEDWGVDELIITD, encoded by the exons ATGTCCGACAACGAGGACAA CTTTGACGGGGACGATTTCGACGATGTGGAGGAGGATGAGGGGCTGGAGGACCTGGAGAACGCGGAGGAG GAGGGACAGGAGAACGTGGAAATCCTCCCCTCGGGAGAGCGGCAGCAGGCGAACCAGAAGCGGATCACCACCCCCTACATGACCAAGTACGAACGAGCCAGAGTCCTGGGCACTCGCGCCCTCCAGATCGC GATGTGCGCCCCTGTGATGGTGGAGCTGGAAGGAGAGACAGACCCCTTGCTGATTGCCATGAAAGAACTCAA AGCGCGCAAGATCCCCATAATCATCCGTCGTTACCTACCAGATGGGAGCTACGAAGACTGGGGTGTGGATGAGTTAATCATCACAGACTGA
- the C1H22orf23 gene encoding UPF0193 protein EVG1 — translation MEASAPAAAGPGGNSAAMVGGARYSPGTRELLRAMMEESKLTGFQRRYLLDCVKRGDALPLQCYPTSSKEPAPPAPAFSPAVSQPSRLSSKPHLRPAKVCQAGDAYVREKFRPQATRDLEKEKQRLQNILATGKDKDVVKPKVKQTPVQTKKEEIPEPDRFEELLSEVQERKEFLAEMEALGQSKKYRSIILTEISQKMREMEIIDKTRSEEMREIMTKDFPGGNKSDPHN, via the exons ATGGAGGCGTCAGCGCCCGCGGCGGCCGGGCCTGGCGGCAACTCGGCAGCCATGGTAGGGGGAGCCCGGTACAGCCCGGGGACCCGGGAGCTGCTGAGAG CGATGATGGAGGAGTCGAAGCTGACGGGCTTCCAGAGGCGATACCTGCTGGACTGTGTGAAAC GAGGAGACGCCCTGCCCCTCCAGTGCTACCCCACATCCAGCAAAGAGCCAGCACCTCCAGCGCCTGCTTTCTCCCCAGCAGTTTCTCAGCCAAGCAGGCTTTCCTCTAAACCGCATCTCCGACCTGCCAAGGTCTGCCAGGCAGGAGATGCCTACGTCCGAGAGAAATTCAGGCCACAGGCAACCC GAGATttggaaaaggagaagcaaaggCTCCAAAACATCTTAGCGACAGGGAAGGATAAGGATGTGGTGAAGCCCAAGGTGAAGCAGACCCCGGTTCAGACGAAGAAAGAAGAGATACCTGAGCCTGACCGGTTTGAAGAAT TGTTGAGTGAAGTTCAGGAGAGGAAGGAGTTCCTGGCAGAGATGGAAGCTCTAGGACAGAGCAAGAAGTATCGAAGTATTATCCTCACTGAAATCTCACAG AAAATGCGTGAGATGGAGATCATTGACAAGACGAGAAGTGAGGAAATGAGAGAGATCATGACAAAAGACTTCCCTGGTGGGAACAAATCCGATCCCCACAACTAG
- the SOX10 gene encoding transcription factor SOX-10, producing MADDQDLSEVEMSPVGSEDHHCLSPGPSMASDNSPHLGGSGNGEMGKVKKEQQDSEADDDKFPVCIREAVSQVLSGYDWTLVPMPVRVNGSNKSKPHVKRPMNAFMVWAQAARRKLADQYPHLHNAELSKTLGKLWRLLNESDKRPFIEEAERLRMQHKKDHPDYKYQPRRRKNGKATQGEGEGQVEGEAGGAAAIQAHYKNAHLDHRHPGEGSPMSDGHPEHSSGQSHGPPTPPTTPKTELQAGKADSKREGRSLGEGGKPHIDFGNVDIGEISHEVMSNMETFDVNEFDQYLPPNGHAGHPGHVGGYAATGYGLGSALAAASGHSAWISKQHGVSLSTATSSVVDSKAQVKTEGSAPGGHYTDQPSTSQIAYTSLSLPHYGSAFPSISRPQFDYPDHQPSGPYYSHSSQASGLYSAFSYMGPSQRPLYTAISDPAPSVPQSHSPTHWEQPVYTTLSRP from the exons ATGGCCGACGATCAAGACCTTTCGGAGGTGGAGATGAGCCCAGTGGGCTCTGAAGACCACCACTGCCTCTCGCCAGGACCCTCCATGGCATCGGACAACTCCCCACACCTTGGCGGCTCCGGGAATGGGGAGATGGGGAAGGTCAAGAAGGAACAGCAAGACTCGGAGGCAGACGACGACAAGTTCCCGGTGTGCATCCGCGAGGCGGTCAGCCAGGTGCTGAGCGGCTATGACTGGACCCTGGTACCCATGCCCGTCCGGGTCAATGGAAGTAACAAGAGCAAACCCCATGTCAAGCGGCCCATGAACGCCTTCATGGTCTGGGCACAGGCTGCCCGGAGGAAACTGGCTGACCAGTACCCGCACCTCCACAACGCCGAGCTCAGTAAGACCTTGGGGAAGCTCTGGAG GCTGCTGAACGAAAGTGACAAGCGGCCCTTTATCGAAGAGGCGGAGCGGCTGAGGATGCAGCACAAGAAGGATCATCCTGATTACAAGTACCAGCCACGCCGGCGGAAAAACGGCAAGGCCACACAGGGCGAGGGTGAAGGCCAGGTGGAGGGGGAAGCCGGTGGGGCTGCTGCCATCCAGGCCCACTACAAGAACGCCCACCTGGATCACAGGCATCCCGGCGAAGGGTCACCCATGTCCGATGGGCACCCAGAACACTCCTCAG GTCAGAGCCACGGGCCCCCCACACCTCCCACCACCCCTAAGACCGAGCTGCAGGCAGGCAAAGCTGACTCCAAACGAGAAGGGCGTTCcctgggggaagggggaaagccACACATTGACTTTGGCAATGTGGACATCGGGGAGATCAGCCACGAAGTGATGTCCAACATGGAGACCTTTGATGTCAATGAATTCGACCAATACCTGCCGCCCAACGGACACGCTGGCCACCCGGGCCATGTTGGGGGCTACGCAGCCACTGGCTACGGCCTCGGGAGCgccctggctgcagccagcGGACACTCTGCCTGGATCTCCAAGCAACATGGAGTCTCCTTGTCCACTGCCACCTCATCGGTGGTGGACTCCAAGGCCCAGGTGAAAACGGAGGGGTCTGCCCCTGGAGGTCATTACACCGACCAGCCCTCCACCTCCCAGATTGCTTACACATCCCTGAGCCTGCCCCACTACGGGTCGGCCTTCCCCTCCATCTCCAGGCCCCAGTTTGACTACCCGGACCACCAGCCCTCGGGGCCCTACTACAGCCATTCCAGCCAAGCCTCTGGCCTCTACTCTGCCTTCTCCTACATGGGACCTTCCCAACGTCCCCTTTACACTGCCATCTCTGACCCTGCACCCTCCGTGCCACAGTCTCACAGCCCCACACATTGGGAACAGCCTGTGTATACAACGCTCTCCAGGCCCTAG